A genomic stretch from Halichoerus grypus chromosome 5, mHalGry1.hap1.1, whole genome shotgun sequence includes:
- the CHCHD7 gene encoding coiled-coil-helix-coiled-coil-helix domain-containing protein 7, whose translation MPMVARRLRDPDINPCLLESDASTRCMDENNYDRERCSTYFLKYKNCRKFWNSIVVQRRQNGVKPFMPTAAERDEILGAMGKMPY comes from the exons ATGCCCATGGTAGCACGAAGGCTGAGAGATCCTGACATAAACCCTTGCTTGTTG GAATCTGATGCTTCTACCAGGTGTATGGATGAAAATAACTACGACAGGGAACGGTGTTCCACTTACTTCTTGAAGTACAAAAACTGCCGGAAATTCTGG AATTCTATCGTGGTCCAGAGAAGACAGAATGGAGTGAAGCCCTTTATGCCTACAGCAGCAGAAAGAGACGAGATCCTGGGGGCAATGGGAAAAATGCCTTACTGA